GCCGAGCGAGAAGTCGTTCCCTGCTGCGGTGTATGTCTCGGATCGAGGCTTCCTCGCACGAGTGAGGGAGTGGGCCCGGACATCCCGGTGTTGGTCTCCTAATGTGGTGACCTTCTTCTGTCGAGTACCGGCTGTTCGTGCTCGACGGGCGGATCGCGGCCGGGAGCCGGTATGCCGTCTAGGGGCGGCTGGACGTCGCGCCGCTCGACGGGGATCCGCGTGAGCGCGAGGTACGCCGGTTCGCCCAGGGACTCCTCGCCACGGTCAGGGAGTCCCTGCCCAGCGCGGACCGTCGACGTCGGCCTGATCCAGGACCCCGACCCCGGTCATGAGCGCTGGGCCGTGATGGAGGCCAACATGCCCTGGTTCTCTCACAGTTACGCGGCCCGGGCCGACACCGTCTTGGACGTCGCTCTGCGCGCAGCAGGTCCTCGTGGCCACGCTTCCCTTGCGATGCGCCGTTCCTCCGCGCGTCAGCAGCCTCGGCTCACATATAGGGGTACGTTTTATAGATACGTACTTCTACATCTACCGGAGGTGGCGCGTGGACAAGCCCGCCGAGATGTTCGATCGCGATTACGAGTGGTCGGCGCTGACCCGGTTCATCGGCGATGAGCAGCCCGGTGCCACGCTCGGAGTGGTCTCCGGTCGGCGGCGCCAGGGTAAGACCTTCCTGCTCGACGCGGCCTGCCGTGCCGAGGGAGGCTTCTATTTCGGTGCGACGGAGGCCGCTGACGCTGAGTCTCTGCGCCGGATCAGCACGGCGCTCACCGCTCATGTCCGGCCCGCCAGCCCGTACCACTTCGCACATTGGGCCGAAGCTGTCGATGAGCTCCTTGCCCTCGGCTCCGAGCACCCCGTGCCCGTGGTGATCGACGAGTTCCCGTACCTCGTCAGGGCCAATCCGGAGCTGCCCTCCATCATCCAGGAGGCGTTCCGTCCGCTGCGGGAGCAGCGCACGGCCTCTCGTGCGCGGTTGCTGCTGTGCGGCTCGGCCCTGTCCTTCATGGGCAAGCTGTTGTCCGGCAACGCACCGCTGAGGGGCCGGGCGGGACTGGAACTTGTCGTGCGCCCCCTCGACCACCGCCTCGCCGCCGAGTTCTGGAACATCACCGACCCCCGGCTGGCCCTGCAGGTCAACGCGATCGTCGGCGGTACGCCCGCCTACCGGCGCGAGTTCGCGCGAGGAGACAGCCCCAGCGGGCCCGACGACTTCGACGCCTGGGTTGTACGTACGGTCCTCAACCCCGAGACGCCGCTCTTCCGCGAGGCCCGTTATCTGCTGGCCGAGGAGCCTGATCTGCGTGACACCGCCCTGTACCTGTCCGTCCTGGCGGCCGTCGCCGACGGCAACGCGACCCGCGGCGGCATGGCCGGCTACCTGGAACGCAAGGCCACCGACATCGCGCACCCCATCAACGTCCTCGAAGACGCCGGGCTGCTGCACCGCGACGCCGACGCTTTCCGCGACAACCGCCCCACCTACCGCATCGCCGAACCCCTGATCGGCTTCTACCACGCCATCATGCGCCCGGTCTGGGACCAGTTGGAACGGCCCGGCAGCGCCGCCCGGGTCTGGCAGGCCAGCCGTCGCCGCTTCACCAGCAACGTCCTCGGCCCCCACTTCGAACAGGTCTGCCGCGACTGGGCCCTCCACCACGCCGACCCCGACCTGCTCGGCGGCCTCCCAGCCCGCGTCGGTCACGGCGTCGTTCATGACCCCAAGGCTCGTACCGGCCACGAGGTCGACGTTGCGGTCGTCGGCATCGCGGACGGCGGCAAGCCGCCGCTGCTGGCGATCGGCGAAGCCAAATGGAACGACACCATGGGCATCGCGCACATCGAACGCCTCCAGCACATCCGCGACCTCATCGCCCAGGCCGGCCGCTACGACACCACCCACACTCAGCTCATCTGCTTCAGCGGGGCGGGCTTCAACGACAAGGCCCGCATGGCCACCGACACCACCTCTGGCATCCAGCTGATCGATCTGGCAGCCCTGTACGGCCAGGCGTAACACCGGCACTGAGCGAGCTGCCGCCTTGATGTCGATCGGCCTCGGCGAGAATGTCATGATCCGGACCCCAAAGAGCTGGAATCAGTCGAATACGCGCGCAGGTAGAGCGGTTCGCACCGCTGGCCGGTGACGATGGGCCTGGCATGGCGCGCCTCCGACCGGACAGAGGACGACGAATGGGCAAACAGGTCAAGTGCGGGTCGACCCATACCAAGACCGGCAAGCGGTGCCAGAACCCGGCGATGATCGGTTACTCCCGCTGTCAGTTGCACCGAGGCGAGTGGAACCCGCCGCAGAAGAAGAAGACCAAGAAGCGCCAGCCGCAAGCTGTGGTGCGGTTCTCTGCCGGGGAGTTCGGAGCCTGGTGAGATTCTCAGGCCCGTGCTGATGACGGTGTAGCGCTTGCACTGGATGATCATTGTGTGGCCGTCTGGGAAGCGCCGGTGACGTCAGACAGTTGTCTCCGGAGCCGCCGACGCGGCGGACGTCGGTGCAACCGTCGCGCCAGCAGAGAGCCGCGCCCGGTTCTTCGAATTCGGTACCGGACATCTTGTCGACGTCGGCCAGTGTCCGATGGCCGGCCCGAATCGCGTCCTGCCCGGCGCCAGCGCCGGCCCCCGCCGCGAAGGAGCCCGGTCCGTACGTAAAAGCCACCCGGCTCCGGTAGCAAGGCCACCGAGCACGACAGCTCCGATGAGGTACGGCCACATCGCTGATCGGAACACCACCCAGCGTGACCAGTAGCAGGGCGCCACCGCTGAGGATCACCTTCCACTGCCTGCGTGCAGATGATCGTCGCCCGCGCTTCCTGGCCATGGCTTCCCCTCCATCGGCTCCCTGCCGAGCAGCGCGGTGGCGAAGGTGGGCCGCCTCTTGGCCAATGGCTCGAATCCGGCCGCTGACCTGGGTGAAACGGGGGCAGCCTTGGTTGCAGGTTTGGTTGCATTCACCTCCGTTCAGCAGCGTCCGGAAGCCTCCGGATGGACCATTCCACCGCAGGTCAGGACGTACGCGGCCACCCCCGAACCCCCAGACGAACATTTGGAAAGCGTGTTGGGGGCAACCCCTCACGAGTTCGAATCTCGTATCCTCCGCCAGTGCCTCACCGGGCACGATGTCGAAGGGCCCCACCGTTCGCGGTGGGGCCCTTCGTCGTTGTCCGTCTCACTTTCCGTCTCAGTTGAGCTTCAGCTGGTCTTCGGCTGCTCCCAGAGAGCGTCGCCGACTTGTTGGGCGACCTTGCGGAGCAGCGTCCCTGTGACGTGCATGTACCGGGCGCGCATCCGGGCCGCTCCCCCGGGCTCCCAGCCCATGATCGCGTCGACCACGACGTCTGGGAGGCCGAGGATCAGGAGGAGGGTCGCGGCAGTGTGGCGAGCGTCATGAAGACGGCCGTCTCATACGCCTGCGTCTCGCAGTAGCCGCTTCCAGGTGTGGAAGTCGGTGTTCGGGCTGAGGGGGCCACCGGTCGGGGCGGCGAAGACGTATCCCTTGTCCTCCCAGTCGGTACCGGCCTCGACCCGCTCCTTCTCTTGCTGCTCCTGGTGCTGGCGAAGAAGCTTGATCAGCGGGTCGCGGAGACCGATGGTGCGACGTCCGGCGCGGGACTTGGTGGACTTGTGCTCTCGGCTGGTCTGCTGTTTCTGGGGGCAGTAGCCGGCCTTCCGGCCGCACGGGTTGTCTCCACAGCCGTGGGTGTACTTGGGCCGGAGGCGGTTCTTGCGGATGCGGACGTACCCTGCGTCCAGGTCGACGTCTTCCCAGTGCAGCCCGAGCGTTTCCCCTTGGCGGAGGCGCGAACGGATCACGTGCCGTCGAAGCAAACAACGGAGGGGCCCTTATGAGCACTGTCCACGTACGCATCGGTGACTACCGGTCCAAGTACCACACTGACGTGGATTGCCCATCGCTGAACGGGAAGCAAGACACCTACACGGGGCAGACGTCGATGTCCGAGGACGAGGCCAAGGGACAACGGCTCACAGCCTGCCAGCGCTGCAAGAAGTGACTGCGCACGCATCACAGCAGCAACGGCACCATGCGTCGCGTTGCCGCGCGGTGAATGTCTGACTGCGTGGCAACGCCCACGAACAACGGCGAACAAGCGCGAAGGTCCGCGGATCATCAGTGCAGGTGAGCGGCACACCACTTCAAGGCAGCACCCCCGCCGAGTTGCTTCGGGACGAAAAGAGGTCGTGAGCTAAAGGCCGTCGCGCTCGATCAGTGAACCATCAGGGCCCAGTGTGTAGACGCGCGGCGGGGGCATGGCTTCCACGGCTCTGCACAACTCCGCTTCCTGCTCTGCGAGATCGGGTCCGTGGCGGTCCCTCATGTGGAATCCGTGCAGCTTGATGCCGTCTGCGTCGACGTCATCGGGCTCGGGGCGCCCCTCTTGGATGAAGCCGCAGAGCGCCCTCAACGCGTCCTCGCCCAGCTCCAAGGGGTGAAAAGGCAGGGGGTATGGCTCTTCCTCTTCGCCAGGCCAGGGCACGATGTCAGCCGGACGGTTTCCGGCCCAGTAGGGCAGTTCGAAGGGGAGCGGTTCGCCGATGTTCTCCATGACGCCACTGTCCGGGGACAGACTCAGGGAGCGGATCAGGCGCCCGTCCTCCCACACGGCAAACGCCAGCCAGTCGACAACGCTGTGCATGGCGTGCAGGACCAGCCGTCGGCCGGCACTTGCCGACACCAGGTACTCCGGGAGCTGGGAGGGTAGGTCGATCATCACCCTCTGATCGCCGATGACCTCCACGCCAGGCCAGCTGGCCGCGTACGCGGTCCCCTTCGGGGGGTACACGCCGTCCCAGAGAGTCGCGCCTTCGCATTCCTCGATCTCGCACCCCGGATACAGTCGCCGCATCATGGCGGCCGTCCGGTCACCGTCCGCCGACCCCACTCGTTGCAGCAGCCGCGGTATGTCGCCGTCGGCGTACACCAGCAGTCCCGTCTTGGCTCCCACAGCCCCTCCCAGAGCGATGCCCATCCTGGCTGACGCAACATAACCGCACGCACTGACACGAAGGCTTCCACAGCCCCGCACCTGGCCGGGCTCCCCGAGCGCTCCCACGCTTCCCGACGACGACCAGACTGCACCACCACCGCGCCAGTCGAGCGGGGAGAGTGGGGAACCGTGGTCAAAGCCGACGAGGCCAGCCAGGCCGTCCAGTGCGGTCAGCCCAGGTCAACGTCCAGACCGCCCTCAAGTGCCTGCAGCTTCCCAAGCTCATTCGCAGACCCTGCTGTGTCGCGGCATCGACAAGGGGAACTGCGTCGCTGAGGATCCTGGGGTGACTGATGACGAACTCGTCCTGGCGGTCCGGTCGCATGTGGCCGGCCGGGGACTGCCCGGTCCCGCATCTGCTGAGGACGTCACCATCTTTGAGCGGGTAGTGGGCCGTCCGATGCCCGACTTGCTGAAGCGGATGTATCTCGAAGTCGCCAACGGTGGCTTCGGGCCCTGGCAGGTGGTCTCGCTGACCGAGACCGACGACTGGTTCAGCGACTGCGCGGACATCACCATGGCCTACCACGCGTTCGGCGGCCCCGACGGAGATGCCCTCCCGTCGGGACTCGTCCCGCTGATGGACCGCGGCTGCGCGATGTGGACACTGATCGACTTCCGTACGTCCGACGGCCAGATGTGGGACTGGGACCCCAACCTGTGCTGCATCCGGCACGCCCCTGCACCACTCGGACAATCACTCGCGCAGTGGCTTACCGACTGGTTGCGCGGCGAGGCGCACGAGGGCCCCTATCCGCACCGCGTGCCAGCCGACTCCGCATGTCACAACCCATGAGGCCGAAGGCGGCCCGGTCTCACTTTCCGTCTCATTCATCGGCGTTCACAGCCGTTCAGGCAAGACCACAAGCCCCGTAACGCACGGAGCCCGGCTCTCCATGAACGCAGGTGACCACCTGTACCCGGGCCGCCACCCCACCACCACAGTTGGAAAGCGTGTTGGGGGCAACCCCTCACGAGTTCGAATCTCGTATCCTCCGCCAGTGCCTCACCGGGCACGATGTCGAAGGGCCCCACCGTTCGCGGTGGGGCCCTTCGTCGTTGGCCGTCTCAGTGTTCCGGAGCCCGTGTCTGCCGTCGGCTCGTCTCGTCGGGCTGGGCTCGCTGCGGGGAGGTGCCCGGACTCTGTCTTGGTACGACATCCGCGGATCATGGAATTGCGCCAACCTTGACCTTGGCGCCGAAGCGGCTTCGGCCCGACTGTGACGTTCCCCGTCTGTCGAGGTGAACCCTCATGAAGTCCCGATCGACGCTGGCGGCTTGGCTGAGCGAACTGGACGGTCCACGCCTGGCACGCGTACTCGCCATGCGGAAGGACGCGGCTTCCTCTCCGGAACCACGCTCGGTGGGGGAACTGGCGGACCGTCTCCAACGTCCGGGGTCCGTGGCACTCGTCCTGCCGCACCTCACGCTGCCGTGCTTGCAGGCCGCCGAGGCGCTGGCCGCCCTGGGGGGCCGAGCGACCCGGGACAGCCTGGCGGAGTTGCTCGGCGCGACCTCCCCCGCGGCGGTACACGCGCTGGACGCGACCCTGGAGGCACTGTCGGTTCGGGCGCTCGTGTGGCGTGACGGCAACGAGACACTCCGCATGCCTGCGCCCTTGCGACAGGCGTGGAGCACACCCCTGGGACTTGACGCCCCGCTGGAAGAACTGCTGGCCGGCACCACCTCGGAGGAACTGCGCGGCATGCTGACGGCCCTGGTTATCAAGCCACCCGGCACCAAGCAGCAGCGACTCGCGGCCCTGGTGGAGCATCACAGTGACGCGGAACGGATCGCCGCGCTGGTGGCGGGGGCACCGGCGGCCACACGGAAGTTGCTGGAGCAGAACGCCAGGTCCACGCCACGTCAGTCACTGTTCGTCGCGTTCGGGGCTCCTGGCAGCGACCTGCAACCAGGCGCCCGATGGGCACTCGACCGCGGGCTTCTGCTCCAGGACCGTCACCGGTACGGGCCCGTCCGGATGCCGCTGGAGGTGGCCCTGGCTCTGCGGGGCCCCGATTGGCACGCTCCGTTCGAACCTCTTCCGCCCGTCACACAGTTGGTGCCCGTCACCTCCTCGGAGGTGGAGCGGGAGGCCGCGGTGGCCGCCACCGCGTTCGCGGCCCATGCAGCCGCCGTCCTTTCTGCGTGCGCCACCGCTCCACCGGTCCGGCTGAAGTCGGGCGGGATCGGCGCGCGTGAACTGGCCCGGCTCGGCAAGGCCGCCCAAGCGGACGACGCCGTCGTACGCATCACCCTGGAGACCGCGTACGCCGCCGGACTGCTGGCCCGCGACGGTGATCGCGTACCTCTCACCGAGGCGTACGACGCCTGGGCCGAGCAGGAGCCCGCGAAACAACTCGCCGTACTGCTCCGGGCATGGCGGGATCTGCCGCTCACCCCCACCCGGGCGCGCGACGAGGACGACAAGGCGCTGCCCGCGCTCGCCGGTGCGCCTGACTGCGGCGGCTGTCTGCAGGCCCGCCACGGGCTGCTCACCGCGGCCTCGGGGCTCCCGGCAGGACAGGGTGTGAAGGTCGCTTCGGAGCTGGGGCCGCTCGTGGCCTGGCACCGTCCGCTCGCCGACGACGCCTCGCCCGAGGACACGGCACCGTTCAGCACCGTGATCCGCGAAGGCGAACTGCTGGGCGTGCTGGCACGGGGTGCGCTGTCCCCGCTCGGTGCCCACCTGGCGGCCCACGCCGACGAAGAGCTCGACAGCACGGCCCGGCGACTGCTGCCCCCCGCGACCACGACGGCCCGGATCGGCGCCGACCTCACCGCCGTCGTCACCGGCACGCCTTCCGCGCGACTCGCAGCGCTGCTGGATTCGACGGCCGACCGGGAGACCAGTGGCACGGCGTCGGTATGGCGCTTCAGTGCCGGCAGCATCCGCCGGGCCCTGGACGCCGGCCGCACCCCGGACGACATCACAGCCGACCTGGCAGCCGGCTCCGCCACCGCCCTGCCACAGCCGCTGACCTATCTCATCGCCGACACCGCACGAGGTCACGGACGGGTGCGCATCGCCCCCTCGGCCTGTGTCATCCACGGTGACGAACCCGCGCTCCTGGCCGAACTCGCCGCCCACCGTGCACTGTCCAAGCTCGCCCTGCGGCAGCTCGCCCCGACGGTCCTGGTCAGCGGCAGCCCACCCGCGACGGCTCTCGCCGCGCTCCGTGCCGCGGGTTACGCCCCGGTCGCCGAGACCGCCGGGGGCACGGTACGCATCGAAAAGCGCCTGCCGCAGAGGGCCGCCGCTGTCGTTCCGCCCCCGCGAAAGAACGCCGGGCGGCGCCGACCCGGGACCACCGCGGCCCGCGCCTCGGACATGCCCAGCGACGCCGGGACGGACGTCCTGGCCGACCGGCTGCTCAAGGCCCCGCCCACGACACCGGAAGCCGACCCGTTCGGCAGCGGGGTGCCTTTCGCGACGGACACCGAGGAGATCGTCGCCGGATACGCGAAGCACCTGTCGTACAGCGACGTCCGCCAGGTCGCCCATGCCATCGACACCGGTGCGGCCATCACGGTCGAGTACATCGCCGCATCGGGCAACCGGACCGTACGCACCCTCAGCGACCTGGAACTCGACCCGCCCTACCTCGACGCCTGGTGCCACCTGCGCGAAGCGGAACGCGTCTTCACTCTCTCCCGCATTCATGGCGTGATGCCCGCGTAGGACCCATGGGCAGAGCACCAAGAAAGAAGAGACAGTCGACACCGCTCTTCGGAAGGTGCCGGAGAGTCGGCGTCGCGCCCTGGCTCGTCCCCGGCTGCGGGCCGCGGCCGGGGACGGCGCATTCGATCCGGACCAGGCGGCAGCCGCCGGGCTCATCACCACCTGCCCGATGACCGAGCTCGAGTTCTTCTACAGCGCCCGGTCGGCAGCCGACAGGGCGCGCGGCATCGAGGACATCGACTGATCTTCGGTCGAGTTCCCGTCGACGACCGCGCCTGCCAGGTCCAAGAAGCTCTCGCCAAACGGGGAAAGCATCGCGGTGCGGGTGCGGTGGATCTCGTCGTCGCCGCGACGGCGAGCCGCAAGGGCTCACCCTCCTGCCCGGCAACCACGCCTTCGCCTGCGTCGCGGCGGTTGCAGGTGGCTGATCTGGACGCACGTCGACGACCTACGTCCGCTGCCGCCGACATGCCGCGCATGGCGTAATGAGCCGCTCCGACTGCTCGACCAGGTCACGTTGTGCGGAGGCAGTGACCGGAGCGGGGTAGGAAGGCGGTGGCGAACCGGGCCATGGGCGAGCAGAGCGTGGACCGGTCGGAGGGTTTCGGTGAACGGCTGCTCGGGGTGCTGCTGGATCGAGCGCGGCTGTTGCCGCCGCAGCTGATCGCTCCGCTGATCGCGGAGGAGGTGGCCAGGATCGGCGGCCGTGAGGTGTCCATCCTGCTCCAGGACTACGCCCAGGAGCTGCTGATGCCGCTTCCGGGCAAGAAACTGCATGTGGGCCAGCCCGAGCCGGTGACCGACTCCCCCGCCGGCCGCGCCTTCCAGCGCGCGGACGTCGTCGAGGTACCCCACGCCCGCGGCGGCGTCCGGATGTATCTGCCCCTGCTGGACGGAAGCGATCAGGTGGGCGTCATGGCCCTGACGCTGGATACCGTCGACGACGATGGCCGACGCCTGTTGCGCCGGCTCTCCGGACTGGTCGCCGACATGCTGGTCACCAAGAACGCCTACACCGATCAGTTCTTCCTGGCCCGGCGCCGGGAGCCGATGAGTGTGTCTGCGGAGATCCAGTGGGGCCTGCTGCCGCCGCTGACGATGACCGTGCCGCAGGTCGAGGTGGCAGGCATCCTGGAGCCCGCCTACCGCGTCGCCGGCGACAGCTTCGACTACGCCCTCAACGACAACATCCTGCACATGGCCGTGATCGACGCGATGGGCCACGACCTGGACGCCGCCACGATGGCGACCATCGCCATCGGCGCCTACCGCCATGCCCGCCGGGTGTTCGTCAGCCTGGCCGAGAAGTACGCGTTCATGGACCTCGCCGTCTCGCGGCAGTTCGGCGCCGACCACTTCGTCACGGCGCAGCTGATGCATCTGAACATCGCCACCGGTGAGCTGGAGCTGGTCAACGCCGGCCACCCCGCCCCACTGCTGATCCGCGGCGGAAAGGTCGTGCGGCAGCTGGAGAGCGCGACGACGCTGCCCGTCGGCTTCGGAGGCGAGGCTCCTCGCATCAGAGAGCACACGCTCCAGCGGGGTGACCGGGTGCTCTGCTACACCGACGGCATCATCGAGGAGCGCCTCGACGGCGGAGAGCCCTTCGGTGAGGAACGCCTCGTCCGCTGCGTCAACCGCCTGGGGCAGGGGCCGTCGGACGGGATGCGGGCGGATCTGCGACTGCTCTCGCACACGCTGAAGAAGGAAAGGGGCGGGCGCACCAGCGACGACGCCACCCTCTTCATGATCGAGTGGCGCGGAGGCGCCGCCGACCACCTCGCGATCCTGGACTGAACACCTCGACGTCGACGAAAGCCGCCATGCGCCTTGCCGGCCA
This portion of the Streptomyces canus genome encodes:
- a CDS encoding AAA family ATPase, whose protein sequence is MDKPAEMFDRDYEWSALTRFIGDEQPGATLGVVSGRRRQGKTFLLDAACRAEGGFYFGATEAADAESLRRISTALTAHVRPASPYHFAHWAEAVDELLALGSEHPVPVVIDEFPYLVRANPELPSIIQEAFRPLREQRTASRARLLLCGSALSFMGKLLSGNAPLRGRAGLELVVRPLDHRLAAEFWNITDPRLALQVNAIVGGTPAYRREFARGDSPSGPDDFDAWVVRTVLNPETPLFREARYLLAEEPDLRDTALYLSVLAAVADGNATRGGMAGYLERKATDIAHPINVLEDAGLLHRDADAFRDNRPTYRIAEPLIGFYHAIMRPVWDQLERPGSAARVWQASRRRFTSNVLGPHFEQVCRDWALHHADPDLLGGLPARVGHGVVHDPKARTGHEVDVAVVGIADGGKPPLLAIGEAKWNDTMGIAHIERLQHIRDLIAQAGRYDTTHTQLICFSGAGFNDKARMATDTTSGIQLIDLAALYGQA
- a CDS encoding DUF6928 family protein, with the protein product MGIALGGAVGAKTGLLVYADGDIPRLLQRVGSADGDRTAAMMRRLYPGCEIEECEGATLWDGVYPPKGTAYAASWPGVEVIGDQRVMIDLPSQLPEYLVSASAGRRLVLHAMHSVVDWLAFAVWEDGRLIRSLSLSPDSGVMENIGEPLPFELPYWAGNRPADIVPWPGEEEEPYPLPFHPLELGEDALRALCGFIQEGRPEPDDVDADGIKLHGFHMRDRHGPDLAEQEAELCRAVEAMPPPRVYTLGPDGSLIERDGL
- a CDS encoding SMI1/KNR4 family protein encodes the protein MTDDELVLAVRSHVAGRGLPGPASAEDVTIFERVVGRPMPDLLKRMYLEVANGGFGPWQVVSLTETDDWFSDCADITMAYHAFGGPDGDALPSGLVPLMDRGCAMWTLIDFRTSDGQMWDWDPNLCCIRHAPAPLGQSLAQWLTDWLRGEAHEGPYPHRVPADSACHNP
- a CDS encoding helicase-associated domain-containing protein, with amino-acid sequence MKSRSTLAAWLSELDGPRLARVLAMRKDAASSPEPRSVGELADRLQRPGSVALVLPHLTLPCLQAAEALAALGGRATRDSLAELLGATSPAAVHALDATLEALSVRALVWRDGNETLRMPAPLRQAWSTPLGLDAPLEELLAGTTSEELRGMLTALVIKPPGTKQQRLAALVEHHSDAERIAALVAGAPAATRKLLEQNARSTPRQSLFVAFGAPGSDLQPGARWALDRGLLLQDRHRYGPVRMPLEVALALRGPDWHAPFEPLPPVTQLVPVTSSEVEREAAVAATAFAAHAAAVLSACATAPPVRLKSGGIGARELARLGKAAQADDAVVRITLETAYAAGLLARDGDRVPLTEAYDAWAEQEPAKQLAVLLRAWRDLPLTPTRARDEDDKALPALAGAPDCGGCLQARHGLLTAASGLPAGQGVKVASELGPLVAWHRPLADDASPEDTAPFSTVIREGELLGVLARGALSPLGAHLAAHADEELDSTARRLLPPATTTARIGADLTAVVTGTPSARLAALLDSTADRETSGTASVWRFSAGSIRRALDAGRTPDDITADLAAGSATALPQPLTYLIADTARGHGRVRIAPSACVIHGDEPALLAELAAHRALSKLALRQLAPTVLVSGSPPATALAALRAAGYAPVAETAGGTVRIEKRLPQRAAAVVPPPRKNAGRRRPGTTAARASDMPSDAGTDVLADRLLKAPPTTPEADPFGSGVPFATDTEEIVAGYAKHLSYSDVRQVAHAIDTGAAITVEYIAASGNRTVRTLSDLELDPPYLDAWCHLREAERVFTLSRIHGVMPA
- a CDS encoding PP2C family protein-serine/threonine phosphatase, translated to MGEQSVDRSEGFGERLLGVLLDRARLLPPQLIAPLIAEEVARIGGREVSILLQDYAQELLMPLPGKKLHVGQPEPVTDSPAGRAFQRADVVEVPHARGGVRMYLPLLDGSDQVGVMALTLDTVDDDGRRLLRRLSGLVADMLVTKNAYTDQFFLARRREPMSVSAEIQWGLLPPLTMTVPQVEVAGILEPAYRVAGDSFDYALNDNILHMAVIDAMGHDLDAATMATIAIGAYRHARRVFVSLAEKYAFMDLAVSRQFGADHFVTAQLMHLNIATGELELVNAGHPAPLLIRGGKVVRQLESATTLPVGFGGEAPRIREHTLQRGDRVLCYTDGIIEERLDGGEPFGEERLVRCVNRLGQGPSDGMRADLRLLSHTLKKERGGRTSDDATLFMIEWRGGAADHLAILD